Within the Anaerolineales bacterium genome, the region GACGCCTTCAAACTCGCCGACGACGTCCTGCGCCAGGGCATTCAGGGCATCAGCGAACTGATCACCATTCCGGGTTTGATCAACCTGGACTTCGCCGACGTGCGCACGATCATGTCGGAGGGAGGCGCAGCCCTGATGGCCGTCGGCAAAGCCTCGGGCGAGGACCGGGCGCGCACCGCTGCGGAGCAGGCGATCTCCAGCAACCTGCTGGACATCACCATCGACGGCGCCCGCGGCATTCTCTTCAACGTCACCGGCGGGCCGGACCTGTCGCTCTTCGAGGTGAACACGGCCGCGGCGATCATCAAGGAGACGGCCCATCCGGACGTCAACCTGATCTTCGGTGCGGTGATCGATCCCAACATGGGCGACGAACTGCGCGTGACCGTGATCGCCACGGGGTTCGAAACCTCGCGCGCCATGCACCGCCGCGTGATCCCGCGCGCCAAGAGCCGCATGGAGGCGAAAACGACGAAGGACGGCCAGGAAATGCCGTTGGAAGACGAGTTCGAACCAGCGGTTTTCGACGTCAACGACCTCGACATCCCTGCCTTTTTACGCCGACGGTGATGGAACCGGACCTCCGGTTTCACACGGTCGTGTCCAAGAACGCCAGAACGACCGTTTGCCGCCCGGTCGATCTGGGTTCGCGAACGCGCGCAGATTGGCGTCGGAATCCTCCTCCCGGCGCCGATCTGCCGCGTCGTTCGGCACCTATTACCACAGTACCAAATTTTTTAAGGTTGAACATGCCGGAAATGCTTGCAACAGGGGCGCGGGTCGTGTACAATTTGCATTCTCACCCCGTAGATATCGGGTGCCCAGAAGTTTGCCGCCCAACATCTGGCGCCGAACAGTTGGTCTACAAAAGGTAAAAATCATGCGCTGCCCGTACTGCAGCAGCCAGAGGACACGAGTGATCGACACGACGCACGATTCTCGTGGGGGGATACGTAGACGCCGCGTTTGCCAGGAATGCGGCCAGCGCTTCAGCACGTACGAACGCGCCATTCTGGCCTCCCCCTTGGTCCGAAAACAAGACGGCACGCGAGAGGATTTCGATCGCGAGAAATTGGCCCGGGGGATTCGCATCGCTTGTGCCAAGCGGCCCGTGTCTGCAGCGGACATCGATCGTCTTGTGGGTGAGATCGAATCGACGATCCAGGGCATGGGCAAGGCGGAAATTTCGTCACGCGTGATTGGGGATTTGGCGATCGCAGGTTTGAAGGATCTGGACCAGATTGCATACGTGCGCTACGCCATCGTTTATTTAAGGTTGGACGGTTTACAGGCCGTACGAGACGAGATCGACCGGCTTCTCCTGGAAGCCTGAACCAACCATCATCGTAATCAAGATCTCGCATCTTGACTGCGATTTCGTGATCGACCAGAGGCAGGAGGCATTGGGATGTTAGACACAACCGGTCATGAGATCGACGTTCACATGGACTCAGGAAACTCCTACACCCGCTCACCCGTACCCGACGATCTGAAGGCGGTCGAACTCTCGCAGAACGCCCGTACGGTCCTGGAGAAGCGCTACATCCGCCGGGACGAAAACGGCGAAGCGACCGAGACCATCGAGCAGATGTTCTGGCGCGTGGCCAGCCACGTCGCCCTGGCGGAGTGCGAGTGGGGCGGCGAAGCGGACACGGTCGCCGAGCAGTTTTACGACCTGTTGACCTCCAAACGTTTCTTTCCCAATTCGCCCACGTTCACCGGCGCGGGCACGCCGCTGGGCCAGTTGGCGGCCTGTTTCGTGCTGCCCATCGCCGACGACATGGGCAAGAACCGCGAGGGGATTTTCCAGAGCCTGCGCGACGCGGCCCTGATCCAGCAGACCGGCGGGGGAAACGGTTTCGCGTTCTCGCGCCTGCGCCCCAAAGGCTCGCTGGTGAACACCTCGGCGGGCGAAGCGACCGGCCCGGTGGGGTTCCTGAAGGTCTTCGATCAGGCCTTCGACGTGATCGCCCAGGGCGGCACGCGCCGCGGGGCCAACATGGCCGTGCTGCGCGTCGACCACCCCGACATCGAGGAATTCATCACCTGCAAGACGGACGAGAGCGCCATCACCAATTTCAACATCTCCGTGGGCATCACCGACGCCTTCATGGAAGCGGTGAAGAACGACGAGGATTGGGCGCTGCGCTTCCCCGACGTGTGTTCGGAGGAGTACAAGGGTTTCAACGGCACGCTGGAACAGGCCGAGCGGCGCGGCATTCCGCTCAAGGTCTACAAGACGGTGCGCGCCCGCGATTTGATGGACAAGATCGTGCGCCAGGCGCACCACAACGGCGAGCCGGGGATGCTCTTCCTCAGCGCGGCCAACCGCAGCAATCCGCTGCCGCACCTCTACGATCTGGAAGCCACCAACCCCTGCGGCGAGCAGTGGCTGGGGCGCTACGAGAACTGCTGCCTGGGCTCGATCAACCTGGCCCAGCACTGCGGCCCCGGGAAGGCGGTCGATTGGGACAAGCTGCGCCGCAGCGTGGTCACGGCCACGCGCTTTTTAGACGACGTGGTCACGGCCAACGCCTACGTACCCGCCGTTCCGGCGTTGAAGGAAGCCGCCCACCGCGCCAGGCGCATCGGACTGGGCATCATGGGACTGGGGGACCTGATGTACCACGCCGGCGTGCGCTACGGCTCGGAGGCGGCGCAGGAATTCTCGGCGCAGGTGATGGAATTCATCCGCTACGAGTGCATGCGCGCCAGCGTCGAACTGGCGCGCGAGCGCAGCCCGTTTCCCGCCATCCGCGGCAGCATCTACGATCCGGATAATTTACGCTGGGCGCCGCCCAAACCGCTGCGGGAATACCAGCGCGATTTCGGCCGGCCGGCGTTGGAATGGGACGACCTGCGGAGTATGATCGGCAAGTACGGCATCCGCAACGCGGCGCAGACCACCGTGGCGCCGACGGGTACGATTGCCACCGTGGCCGGCTGCGAGGGCTACGGCTGCGAGCCGGTCTTCGCCCTGGCCTACTACCGCCACGTGGAGGACAACGGCGAGGACCTGCGCCTGACCTACACCAGCCCGCTCTTCGAACGGGCGCTGGTGGAAGCCGGCATCGACGTCGAGCAGCGTCAGGCCATCATCGACGAGGTGCTCGAGCGCGGCACGTGCCAGGGAATCGACAGCGTGCCGCAGGCGGTGCGTGAGGTGTTCGTCGTCTCGCAGGACATCCAGGCCGAGGAGCACGTGCAGATGCAGGCCGCCATGCAGGCCTTCGTGGACAACAGCATGAGCAAGACGATCAACTTCCCCGCCGACGCCACGGAAGACGACGTGCGCAAGGCCTACATGCTCGCCTGGGAGCTGGACTGCAAGGGCCTGACCGTGTACGTCACCGGCTCGCGCAGCAAGGTCGTGCTGGAGACCAAGGAGACGGCGAGCAGGAAGGAAGCGCCCGCCAAGGCGAAGCAGCTCACCATGTGGTTGGAGGGCAAGAAGCCGCGTCCCATGCGCCTGCAGGGCGCCACGTACCAGATGCACACGCCGCTGGGCAAGGCCTTCGTGACCATCAACCGCAACGGCAACGGCCAGCCCTTCGAGGTCTTCATCACCACCGCCAAGGCCGGTTCGGCGACGGCCTCGGTTTCGGAGGCCATCGGGCGTTTGATTTCGTACATTTTGCGCGTGGCCTCGCCGGT harbors:
- the ftsZ gene encoding cell division protein FtsZ, whose amino-acid sequence is MQPVPKVESFARIMVVGTGGGGSNAVNRMIEEGLAGIEFVAVNTDAQALLLSNAPTRVRIGDKLTRGLGAGGNPDVGQKAAEESAEELYEVLKGADMVFIAAGIGGGTGTGAAPIVAQIAKEIGALTIGVVTRPFTFEGAKRRQTAEAGINRLKQHVDTLIVIPNDRLLQLADKRASLHDAFKLADDVLRQGIQGISELITIPGLINLDFADVRTIMSEGGAALMAVGKASGEDRARTAAEQAISSNLLDITIDGARGILFNVTGGPDLSLFEVNTAAAIIKETAHPDVNLIFGAVIDPNMGDELRVTVIATGFETSRAMHRRVIPRAKSRMEAKTTKDGQEMPLEDEFEPAVFDVNDLDIPAFLRRR
- the nrdR gene encoding transcriptional regulator NrdR, which translates into the protein MRCPYCSSQRTRVIDTTHDSRGGIRRRRVCQECGQRFSTYERAILASPLVRKQDGTREDFDREKLARGIRIACAKRPVSAADIDRLVGEIESTIQGMGKAEISSRVIGDLAIAGLKDLDQIAYVRYAIVYLRLDGLQAVRDEIDRLLLEA
- a CDS encoding adenosylcobalamin-dependent ribonucleoside-diphosphate reductase, with translation MLDTTGHEIDVHMDSGNSYTRSPVPDDLKAVELSQNARTVLEKRYIRRDENGEATETIEQMFWRVASHVALAECEWGGEADTVAEQFYDLLTSKRFFPNSPTFTGAGTPLGQLAACFVLPIADDMGKNREGIFQSLRDAALIQQTGGGNGFAFSRLRPKGSLVNTSAGEATGPVGFLKVFDQAFDVIAQGGTRRGANMAVLRVDHPDIEEFITCKTDESAITNFNISVGITDAFMEAVKNDEDWALRFPDVCSEEYKGFNGTLEQAERRGIPLKVYKTVRARDLMDKIVRQAHHNGEPGMLFLSAANRSNPLPHLYDLEATNPCGEQWLGRYENCCLGSINLAQHCGPGKAVDWDKLRRSVVTATRFLDDVVTANAYVPAVPALKEAAHRARRIGLGIMGLGDLMYHAGVRYGSEAAQEFSAQVMEFIRYECMRASVELARERSPFPAIRGSIYDPDNLRWAPPKPLREYQRDFGRPALEWDDLRSMIGKYGIRNAAQTTVAPTGTIATVAGCEGYGCEPVFALAYYRHVEDNGEDLRLTYTSPLFERALVEAGIDVEQRQAIIDEVLERGTCQGIDSVPQAVREVFVVSQDIQAEEHVQMQAAMQAFVDNSMSKTINFPADATEDDVRKAYMLAWELDCKGLTVYVTGSRSKVVLETKETASRKEAPAKAKQLTMWLEGKKPRPMRLQGATYQMHTPLGKAFVTINRNGNGQPFEVFITTAKAGSATASVSEAIGRLISYILRVASPVSPRDRMSEVVRQMAGIGGGRPLGFGPNRVLSLPDGLAQALAAFLADEEIGEVIEVEPEQVQQLQQPPEAHKDMAHFGDICPECGAGTLVREEGCRKCYSCGFSEC